In Rhizobium sp. 11515TR, the DNA window AGCACTTTCTCTTTGCTACTCCTCGATAGTGAGCAAGTGCAACAAATTCATGATAGATACGATCCCCGGCTTGCCCGCAACGGTTGGCGTTGCCAGCAAGAAAAATAGTTCAGCTTTTTTTGAACTCATACGCTTTCCAACTGCGCCGCTCAATACAGAATGCGTCACGCCACCGGCTGAGCAACTCCGAGTCGCTCGATTGGCGGGCGGCGATGATCTATTGCAGCAGGATCGCGCGGAAGTCGTTGACATTCGTGCCGGTCGGGCCGCTGACGAAGAGGTCATCGAGAGCGGCAAAGGCCGACCAGCTGTCGTTATGATCAAGGAATTCGGCGGCATTTTTTTTGAGCTCGGCGAGCCGCGAAATTGTGGCGCCATCGGCAAAAGCACCGGCATTGTCTTCGGAACCGTCGATGCCGTCCGTGTCGGCGGCGAGCGCTGAAATGCCCTCCTGGCCGGAAATGGCGCAGGCGAAGGACAGGAGGAACTCGCTGTTGCGGCCGCCTTTGCCCTTGCCCTTGATCGTTACCGTGGTTTCCCCGCCAGACAGAAGAAGCATGGGGTCTTGCGACGCCAAGCCCCGCTGCAGGATCTTGGCTACGATCGCCGCATGTTGGCGACCGACCTCCGATGCTTCGCCCTCGATGGCATCGGACAGCACGATGGTCTCGACGCCGGCCTTGCGGGAGACATCGGCAGCGGCGTCCAGTGCGATGGCTGCCGAAGCAACGAGCCTCACCTCGTTGCGGGCAAAACGAGGGTCCGAGGGCAGGGGAGGCTCATCCGTGCTGTCCTTGAGGTGACGCATCACCGCGTCGGGCAGATCGAGACCGTAATGTTCTATGATCGCACGTGCATTGGCGCGGGTCGTCTCGTCGGCGATGGTCGGGCCGGAGGCGACCAGTGCAGGGTTGTCGCCGGGGATATCGGAAACGACGAGGGAGACGACCTTTGCAGGATAGGCAAGGACCGCCAGCCGGCCTCCCTTGATGCGCGAGACCTGCTTGCGCACGGCATTCATGGCGCCGATCGGTGCGCCGGAGGCAAGCAAGGCCCGATTGACGGCGATTTCGTCGGCAAGCGTGAGATCCCCTGCCGGTGCGGGCAACAGTGCCGAGCCGCCGCCGCAGATGAGGGCGACGACCAGATCGTCTTCCGTGAGACCGTTGACCGCTGCCATCAACCGATCTGATGCGCGCAGGCCACCTTCGTCCGGCACCGGATGCGCGGCCTCGAGAACCTCGATGCGCTCACACGGCACGGCATAGCCGTAGCGCGTGACGACAACGCCGGACAGCGGAGCGTCCCAGAGACGCTCGAAGGCACGCGCCATCTGTGCTGCCCCCTTGCCGGCACCGACCACCACCGTCCGACCCTTCGGCTTTTCTGGCAGGTGGGCGGCGAGCGCCTTATCCGGATCGGCCGCTGCGACCGCCGCATAGAACAGCTTTTCCAGAAAGGCGCGGGGATTGGGGATATCAGGCATCGAGTCTCTCACATGTTACGCGACGGGATGGTTCGCCATGCGCTCCAGCGCCTTGACGAGACCGGAATGATCGAGCCCGCTATCGCCATTGGCGGCGCATTGGTTGAAGAGTTCCTGCGTTGCCGCGGTGTTCGGCAGCGAGACGCCGAGCGCCTTGGCACCCTGCAGCGCAAGGTTCAAATCCTTCTGATGCAGCGAGATGCGGAAACCGGGCTCGAAGGTGCGCTTGATCATGCGCTCGCCATGCACTTCGAGGATGCGCGAGGAGGCAAAACCACCCATCAGGGCCGAGCGTACGCGGGCCGGATCGGCACCGGCCTTGGAGGCGAAGACAAGTGCCTCCGACACGGCCTCGATCGTCAATGCGACAATGATCTGGTTGGCGACCTTGGTGACCTGGCCATCGCCGCAATCACCGACGAGCGTGATGTTCTTGCCCATCAGCTGGAAGAGCGGCAGCGCCCGCTCGAAACTGGCTTCAGAACCGCCGGCCATGATGGAAAGCGAGGCGTTCTTGGCGCCGACTTCGCCACCGGAAACCGGCGCGTCGATATATTCAGCGCCGGTCTCGCGAATCTTTCTGGCGAATTCTTTGGTCTCGATCGGCGAGATCGAGCTCATATCGATGACGAGCTTGTCCTTGGACAAGCCGTAGGCAACGCCGTTCTCGCCGAAGAGCACGTCCTTGACCTCAGGCGTATCCGGCAGCATCAGTATGATGGTGTCGACGGTTTCGGCGAGCGCCTTCGGCGTTTCGACGAATTGCAGGCCGTTGTCGAGCAGCTCCTGGCGCGGCGGAATGGCAAACTTCGATGTGACGACGATGTGGCCGGCATTTTGCAGATGACGCGCCATGGGAGTACCCATGATGCCGAGGCCGATAAATCCGATATGTGCCATGGTTATTAGCTCCTGATATTGAGAATGGCGGCGCCTTCGGCGTGGTGTCCGGCTGCCGCAAACCAGCCGAGCCCAGCCGCGGTCGTGGTGCGCGGCTTGTATTCGCAGCCGATCCAGCCGTCATAGCCAAGCGCGTCGAGCGCTTCAAAGACAAAGGGGTAGGCGATCTCGCCGGTGCCCGGTTCGTTGCGACCGGGATTGTCGGCAAGCTGCACATGCGCAATCCGTGCCTGATGCTTCTTGAAGGTGCCGATCAGTTCGCCCTCGGTGCGCTGCTGGTGATAGAGGTCGTACTGAATGAACAGGTTGTCGCTGCCGACCTCGGCGATGATCGCGGCCGCCTGGCCCGGCGTGTTCAGATAAAAACCCGGAATGTCGAACCGATTGATCGGCTCGATCAGCAGGCGGATCCCGTGCTTGCTGAGCTCTTCCGCCGTATATTTGAGGTTGACGACGAAAGTGGTCCGCAGCACCTCATCGGGCACGCCGGCCGGCGCGATGCCGGAAAGGCAATTGATCTGGCGGCAGCCGAGAGCCGTGGCATAGTCGATCGCCGAGGCAACGCCGCGGCGGAATTCGTCGATACGATCGGGCAGGATTGCGATCCCCCGCTCGCCGCCGGCCCAGTTGCCGGCGGGCAGATTGTGCAGCACCTGGATCAGGCCATGACGATCGAGTTCGGTGCGCAGCGCTTCCTTCGCAAAATCATAGGGAAACAGATATTCGACGCCCTTGAAGCCCGCCTTGGCGGCCAGCGCGAAGCGATCCAGAAACGGCGCTTCGGTGAAAAGCATGGTGAGATTGGCCGCAAACTTCGGCATGTTATTTCTCCTTCAGTCCAACAGAGCGAGGATCGCGGTCGGTGCATCCTCGCCGCGTTCGGCAAGTTCCTCGAACTCGACGACCGAATTGATGTCGGCGCCCATGGCGATGTTGGTGACACGCTCCAAGATGAACTCGATGACGACGGGAACCTGATGCTCCGCCATCAGCTGCTTTGCAGTCGTGAACGCTTCCTGAAACTCGTTCGGGCTGCGCACGCGGATCGCCTTGCAGCCAAGCCCTTCGGCAACGGCGACATGGTCGACGCCATAGCCCGGCTCCGCGTCAT includes these proteins:
- the hyi gene encoding hydroxypyruvate isomerase produces the protein MPKFAANLTMLFTEAPFLDRFALAAKAGFKGVEYLFPYDFAKEALRTELDRHGLIQVLHNLPAGNWAGGERGIAILPDRIDEFRRGVASAIDYATALGCRQINCLSGIAPAGVPDEVLRTTFVVNLKYTAEELSKHGIRLLIEPINRFDIPGFYLNTPGQAAAIIAEVGSDNLFIQYDLYHQQRTEGELIGTFKKHQARIAHVQLADNPGRNEPGTGEIAYPFVFEALDALGYDGWIGCEYKPRTTTAAGLGWFAAAGHHAEGAAILNIRS
- a CDS encoding glycerate kinase type-2 family protein: MPDIPNPRAFLEKLFYAAVAAADPDKALAAHLPEKPKGRTVVVGAGKGAAQMARAFERLWDAPLSGVVVTRYGYAVPCERIEVLEAAHPVPDEGGLRASDRLMAAVNGLTEDDLVVALICGGGSALLPAPAGDLTLADEIAVNRALLASGAPIGAMNAVRKQVSRIKGGRLAVLAYPAKVVSLVVSDIPGDNPALVASGPTIADETTRANARAIIEHYGLDLPDAVMRHLKDSTDEPPLPSDPRFARNEVRLVASAAIALDAAADVSRKAGVETIVLSDAIEGEASEVGRQHAAIVAKILQRGLASQDPMLLLSGGETTVTIKGKGKGGRNSEFLLSFACAISGQEGISALAADTDGIDGSEDNAGAFADGATISRLAELKKNAAEFLDHNDSWSAFAALDDLFVSGPTGTNVNDFRAILLQ
- the glxR gene encoding 2-hydroxy-3-oxopropionate reductase; the encoded protein is MAHIGFIGLGIMGTPMARHLQNAGHIVVTSKFAIPPRQELLDNGLQFVETPKALAETVDTIILMLPDTPEVKDVLFGENGVAYGLSKDKLVIDMSSISPIETKEFARKIRETGAEYIDAPVSGGEVGAKNASLSIMAGGSEASFERALPLFQLMGKNITLVGDCGDGQVTKVANQIIVALTIEAVSEALVFASKAGADPARVRSALMGGFASSRILEVHGERMIKRTFEPGFRISLHQKDLNLALQGAKALGVSLPNTAATQELFNQCAANGDSGLDHSGLVKALERMANHPVA